TGATAATGTTTACAGCTTGAGAACCTGCTGCAACTTTCACTTCGCTGCCAGCTTCTTCTGAACCTTCAGCAGTTTCGTAGTTTCCGTTACGTCCTGGAGTTGCGTAGTTGAATTTTTGAATCATGAAGTTTGCGATAAAGTACATGATTACGGCAAAGAGAACAGTTACCCAGATAAAGTTAACAATATCCATACCGATACCAGCGCTAATCGCAATAGGTGTACGAGTCAAGAACTCGATTGAACCGAATGAGTGCATACGTAGGTTTACTACGTCAGCCATAGCGAAGGCAGCACCTTGAACAAGTGAGTAAACAAGATACATAGGTGTTGCTACAAACATGAACATGTATTCGATTGGTTCAGTAACCCCTGTCAAGAATGTTGCAAGAGCTGTCGCAATCATCATACCTTTGTATTTATGTTTCTTGTCAGCATCAACATTACGGTAGATAGCCACAATCACACCCATCAAGATACCGAATGAACCGATCATTTGTCCAACTTTGAAACGAGCTGGGTGAACAGTATCTAACAAGTGTTGGTATTGAGTAGCATCAGTACCTTTAAGGTTTACAAGGTCTGTTACCCATGCAAGCCAAAGTGGATCTTGACCAAATACTTGGCTACCTTTTGCTGCACCAGTTAAGACCTCATAAGTACCACCAAGAGCTGTGTAGTTCATTGGGATAGTCAACATGTGGTGAAGACCAAATGGTAAGAGCAAACGTTCCAATGTACCATACAAGAATGGTGCAAGGATTGGAGCAGTTTCTTGTGAGTTAGCAATCCAGATACCAAAGCTATTGATACCTGTTTGAACTACTGGCCAGAAAGCAGCAAGTACAATTGCAGCAATTATTGAACGAAGAATAACTACAAACGGTACAAAACGTTTTCCGTTAAAGAATGAAAGTGCATCAGGAAGCTTACGGAAGTTGTAGTATTTGTTGTAAGCAGTTGCTCCAATAAAACCTGAAATAATCCCTACGAACACACCCATGTTAAGTGCTGGGGCTTCCATAACACTAATGAAGTAATCAGCAACTTTGATTGATCCACCAAAGAGAGTTGTTACCATAGCATCTGGATTTTTCAACATATCGCCTGATACGCCAAAGATTGTACCAGTGATACGGTTAATCAAGATGAAGGCAAGACCAGCGGCGAAAGCACCACCAGCACGTTCTTTAGCCCAGCTACCTCCAATGGCTAGGGCGAACAAGATATGAAGGTTAACGATAACCCCCCAACCGATTTGTTCTAGTACACCACCAGTAATAACAAGTGGTGCAAAGGTTGGGTTAATCATCACGATAGACTTACCGATTGAAATCATCAAACCAGCAGCCGGCATAACAGCGATAACCACCATCAAAGCCTTACCGAATTTTTGCCAAAACTCGAAAGACAAGACATTTTTGAATGTATCTTTCATCATTCAAATCTCCTTTATTTTTATTTAGGCAAACGTTTTACGAAAACGTTTGCACTTAACTATGTATTCATTATACCACTTTAATTTTTTTTGTAAAGGCTTTTATAAAAAAAATAGAGTTTTTTCTAAAATCGTAACTTCTCAAAGTAACTTCCATCTCTCTCCCAAAACTGGAAGTTAGTCTCAGACGATGAATTATGCTAGAATTAAGTCTGAGACTTTTCGTGAGGAGGTACCTCATGACGAAAAAACAAAAACATCTCACTCTAGAAGACCGTATTGACATCCAAACTGGAATCAGCCAACAGGAGACTTTCCGTTCCATCGCTGAGAAGATGGGGAAAGACCCGTCAACGATTTCAAAGGAAATCAAGCGCAATCGCATCATGCATCCAACATCCGTCAAATCTGATTGCACGGATTGCCCTCTTCTCAAAAAAGCTCCTTATGTCTGTAACAACTGTCCAAAAAAGAGGACGGATTGTGGGTTTAACCGCTATCTTTACTACGCGAAAAAGGCACAGGAGCAGTACGAGACTATGTTGAGGGAATCCAGACAGGGAATTCCCCTAAACAAGGAAAGTTTTTATCAGATGGACAAGGTCTTAACCCAAGGCATCCAGAAGAAACAAAGCATCTACCATATCATTCAGACACATAACCTACCTGTGTCGAAAGCTACGGTGTATCGGCATGCCAAGCTGGGCTATCTGACAGCCAAGCCCATTGATTTCCCTCGGATGGTCACGTTCAAGGAACGCAGAAAATCCAGAAAAGTAGCTATTCCCAAAGAGCTGAAAATTGGGCGGACCTATCAAGATTTCCAAGAGTTACGAGAAACAGATGATTTCTTCAAATGGTTGGAAATGGACACGGTCATCGGCAGACCTGGTGGAAAGCTACTGCTCACCTTCAACGTTTCCTTCTGCAACTTCCTCTTCGCCCTGCTTTTGAACAACAAGACCGCTCTGGAGGTCGCCACTAAATTCGCAGCTTTGAAAGAAAGAGTCATGGACGGAGGGTGTGCGTTCCATCAGCTGTTCCCTGTCATTCTCACAGACAACGGATCTGAGTTCGCCTATGTGGAGGAGCTTGAGCGAGACATTGATGGGAAGTCTCACCTCTACTTCTGCGACCCTAGCCGTCCTGACCAGAAGGGGCGGATTGAGAAGAACCATACGGTTTTGCGAGCCATTCTTCCCAAGGGCACTTCCTTTGACCAGCTGACTCAGAAAGACGTCAATCTAGTCATTTCCCATGTCAATTCCTTGAAACGAGAAGAGTTTCAAGGAAAATCTGCTTACGACATCTTCACCTTCACCTTTGGCGAGGACATCGCTGCTCTTCTGGGTTGCCAATTTGTCAAACCAGAAGACACACACCTATCACCTGATTTATTGAAATAAAGGGAATTTTCCCCTCTAACTACACATCTTATCACCATCGAAAAGTCTCACACTAAACGCTAGCAACTGGAATTTACTCTAAGACGACTCTGTTTTAGGGCTATTTGTCGTGCACTTTTTTCTGAGTCTTTTCGCTTTTGAACCCTTATATATCAAGAAAAAGAAAACCAGTGGAAGTTAGTCTAAGACGGATTTCCACTGATTTCACGCGTTTTTCTCATACTAAAAGCTAGGTTGTGGGAAACTGGAAGTTAGTTTTAGAAGTTACCTTTTTTCTAAAATTTTGT
This portion of the Streptococcus mitis B6 genome encodes:
- a CDS encoding PTS transporter subunit IIBC → MMKDTFKNVLSFEFWQKFGKALMVVIAVMPAAGLMISIGKSIVMINPTFAPLVITGGVLEQIGWGVIVNLHILFALAIGGSWAKERAGGAFAAGLAFILINRITGTIFGVSGDMLKNPDAMVTTLFGGSIKVADYFISVMEAPALNMGVFVGIISGFIGATAYNKYYNFRKLPDALSFFNGKRFVPFVVILRSIIAAIVLAAFWPVVQTGINSFGIWIANSQETAPILAPFLYGTLERLLLPFGLHHMLTIPMNYTALGGTYEVLTGAAKGSQVFGQDPLWLAWVTDLVNLKGTDATQYQHLLDTVHPARFKVGQMIGSFGILMGVIVAIYRNVDADKKHKYKGMMIATALATFLTGVTEPIEYMFMFVATPMYLVYSLVQGAAFAMADVVNLRMHSFGSIEFLTRTPIAISAGIGMDIVNFIWVTVLFAVIMYFIANFMIQKFNYATPGRNGNYETAEGSEEAGSEVKVAAGSQAVNIINLLGGRANIVDVDACMTRLRVTVKDADKVGDAEQWKAEGAMGLVMKGQGVQAIYGPKADVLKSDIQDILDSGEIIPETLPSQMTEAQQNTVQFKGLTEEVYSVADGQVIALEQVKDPVFAQKMMGDGFAVEPANGNIVSPVSGTVSSIFPTKHALGLVTEAGLEVLVHIGLDTVSLEGKPFTVHVAEGQKVAAGDLLVTADLDAIRAAGRETSTVVVFTNGDAIKSVKLEQTGSLAAKTAVAKVEL
- a CDS encoding IS30-like element ISSmi1 family transposase produces the protein MTKKQKHLTLEDRIDIQTGISQQETFRSIAEKMGKDPSTISKEIKRNRIMHPTSVKSDCTDCPLLKKAPYVCNNCPKKRTDCGFNRYLYYAKKAQEQYETMLRESRQGIPLNKESFYQMDKVLTQGIQKKQSIYHIIQTHNLPVSKATVYRHAKLGYLTAKPIDFPRMVTFKERRKSRKVAIPKELKIGRTYQDFQELRETDDFFKWLEMDTVIGRPGGKLLLTFNVSFCNFLFALLLNNKTALEVATKFAALKERVMDGGCAFHQLFPVILTDNGSEFAYVEELERDIDGKSHLYFCDPSRPDQKGRIEKNHTVLRAILPKGTSFDQLTQKDVNLVISHVNSLKREEFQGKSAYDIFTFTFGEDIAALLGCQFVKPEDTHLSPDLLK